The proteins below come from a single Erysipelothrix piscisicarius genomic window:
- a CDS encoding NTP transferase domain-containing protein, with translation MNIYQFKLLRECLSGIEHSPEMFNEAMKMAQESLETMNYLDQDGKVTAKGSQAMESYRVDNAIIMAAGMSSRFAPLSYERPKGLLKVHGEVLIERQIRQLHERGITDITIVLGYMKEQFYYLEDKYQVKFVVNDDYYRYNNTSTLMLVLDQLKNTYICSSDNYFVENVFNQYEYKTTYPVQMHASHETGEYYADFTDEGLITKIGIGSGSYYCMVCHVFFDRTFSHDFSELLKQEYPKEETKAKLWEKVYVEHMNQFEMYAEVYSPDIIKEFDSLEELQTFDASYLDIKDSEIFNNIISVLHCNVSDITGIVPIKDGLTNLSLKFEYDGKFYIYRHPGVGTDEYINRKSEFFAQHKAKELGFDDSYIYMDPEKGWKLSFFIEQARKLDYHQWDEVKQALEMIKDMHDQQLEGEFEFNIWQKSCDFIEKLSIEDRNAFDDFDALFEMVESVKAYADNDKVPLRLCHCDFYDPNILFSGNSLYPIDWEYAGVDDPGVDIGTFIACSDYTYEEAMKVLNLYNKAPMDPLMQRHFIAYIAIASYYWFVWAIFQESNGAAVGEYLTIWYNNSKSYGNKALALYEGTYENH, from the coding sequence ATGAATATCTATCAATTTAAATTATTACGTGAGTGTTTATCAGGCATTGAACACTCACCAGAAATGTTCAATGAAGCAATGAAAATGGCACAGGAATCCCTTGAAACGATGAACTACCTTGACCAAGATGGTAAGGTGACGGCAAAGGGATCCCAAGCAATGGAATCTTACCGCGTTGACAATGCCATCATTATGGCTGCGGGTATGTCATCACGCTTTGCACCACTCTCATATGAGCGTCCTAAAGGACTTTTAAAAGTTCACGGTGAAGTCCTGATTGAAAGACAAATTCGTCAATTACATGAACGAGGCATTACTGATATTACAATTGTACTGGGTTATATGAAAGAACAATTTTATTACTTAGAGGATAAGTATCAAGTTAAATTTGTAGTGAATGATGATTATTATCGTTACAATAACACATCCACATTGATGCTCGTATTGGATCAATTGAAAAATACATACATTTGTTCTTCCGATAACTACTTCGTAGAAAATGTATTCAATCAATATGAATATAAAACAACATATCCCGTTCAAATGCATGCATCCCATGAAACGGGGGAATATTATGCGGATTTTACCGATGAAGGGCTCATTACTAAAATTGGAATCGGATCCGGTTCTTATTACTGTATGGTCTGTCACGTTTTCTTTGATCGAACGTTCTCACACGATTTTAGTGAACTTCTTAAACAAGAGTATCCAAAAGAAGAAACAAAAGCAAAACTTTGGGAAAAAGTATATGTTGAACATATGAATCAATTCGAAATGTATGCGGAAGTATACTCCCCAGATATTATAAAAGAGTTTGATTCACTGGAAGAACTGCAAACTTTTGATGCTTCCTATTTAGATATAAAAGATAGTGAAATTTTCAATAATATTATATCTGTCCTTCACTGTAACGTTTCAGATATTACCGGGATTGTACCGATTAAAGATGGTCTCACCAATCTATCGCTCAAATTTGAATATGATGGAAAATTCTATATCTACCGTCATCCAGGTGTTGGAACCGATGAATACATCAATCGTAAATCAGAGTTTTTTGCACAGCATAAAGCAAAAGAATTAGGATTTGATGATTCATATATTTATATGGATCCCGAAAAGGGCTGGAAACTCTCATTTTTTATTGAACAAGCACGAAAACTTGATTATCATCAATGGGATGAAGTAAAACAAGCACTCGAAATGATTAAAGACATGCATGACCAACAACTTGAAGGTGAATTCGAATTTAATATATGGCAAAAATCATGTGACTTTATTGAAAAACTCTCAATCGAAGATCGCAACGCCTTCGATGATTTTGATGCATTATTCGAGATGGTTGAATCCGTTAAAGCATATGCTGATAACGATAAGGTTCCATTGCGTCTATGTCATTGTGATTTCTACGACCCTAATATCCTATTTTCAGGTAATTCATTATACCCAATTGATTGGGAATATGCAGGCGTTGATGATCCAGGGGTTGATATTGGTACCTTTATTGCATGCTCCGACTACACTTATGAGGAAGCAATGAAAGTCCTCAATCTTTATAACAAAGCACCGATGGATCCTTTAATGCAACGTCATTTTATCGCATATATTGCGATTGCATCATACTATTGGTTTGTTTGGGCCATTTTCCAAGAATCGAATGGCGCAGCGGTAGGTGAATATCTTACAATCTGGTATAATAACTCAAAATCTTATGGAAACAAAGCCTTAGCGCTCTATGAGGGAACCTATGAAAATCATTAG
- a CDS encoding LicD family protein — translation MLVFNFNDAIYQATFIRNAILDSVTAGVFENHQFLIPAEYDEILTLNYGDYMQLPPESERVSNHEVVLKDHRNAS, via the coding sequence ATGTTGGTATTCAATTTTAATGACGCAATCTATCAGGCAACTTTCATTCGTAATGCGATCTTAGACTCCGTGACTGCAGGTGTCTTTGAAAATCATCAATTTTTAATTCCAGCGGAATATGATGAAATTCTTACATTAAACTACGGAGACTATATGCAGTTACCGCCAGAGTCAGAACGTGTTTCAAATCATGAGGTAGTATTAAAGGATCATCGAAATGCATCATAA
- a CDS encoding ethanolamine utilization protein EutH, translating into MKIISDIVIYIIMACAVIGCFYSIKDSESELGQQFTAGIEAIGGLFIPIAGIMAALPILNIFISKFIAPLFTVFGADAAMAATSLLAVDMGGYQLAAALAQTHEAWIISMTVGYMAGATIVFSIPIATKIIDVKYHRQLSVGTMIGFITIPIGVFITNVLIMIFNPMVRTIVSSDPNAPQILLNMTLMILVKNLLPLIIICLLMAIGLWKKSELMIKGFQYFSKFIEIFTKVILTISILEHFTHIFTNLLGGYILDPIIADSIDIERALEVAGYIGLMLSGALPMVYLIETKLKKTIENLSDKLGISRKIATGILASSANVIAAFAMIDDTMSDREMIAITAFSVCGAFVIGDHLAFTANFQPQLILPLMIGKLTAGLLAVWIALKVTSKTSINNTL; encoded by the coding sequence ATGAAAATCATTAGTGATATTGTAATCTACATCATCATGGCCTGTGCTGTCATTGGATGTTTCTATTCAATTAAAGATAGTGAATCCGAATTGGGTCAACAATTTACTGCAGGAATTGAAGCAATTGGAGGTCTTTTTATACCAATTGCTGGAATTATGGCAGCATTGCCCATCCTCAATATCTTTATTTCTAAATTTATTGCACCACTGTTTACCGTTTTTGGTGCTGATGCTGCAATGGCAGCAACATCTTTACTCGCTGTTGATATGGGTGGGTATCAACTTGCAGCGGCTTTAGCACAAACCCACGAAGCCTGGATTATTTCAATGACCGTTGGTTATATGGCAGGTGCAACCATTGTATTTAGTATTCCCATTGCCACAAAAATCATTGATGTTAAATACCACCGTCAACTCTCAGTTGGTACAATGATTGGGTTTATTACCATACCAATAGGTGTATTCATCACCAATGTTCTTATCATGATATTTAATCCAATGGTTCGCACTATCGTATCATCAGATCCCAATGCACCCCAAATCCTTTTAAACATGACACTGATGATTCTGGTTAAAAATTTGCTTCCACTGATCATCATTTGCCTCTTGATGGCAATAGGTCTTTGGAAAAAATCAGAACTTATGATTAAAGGATTTCAGTATTTTTCAAAATTTATTGAGATTTTTACAAAAGTCATTCTTACAATCAGTATTCTCGAACATTTCACACATATCTTTACCAATTTATTGGGTGGTTATATTCTTGATCCCATTATTGCGGACAGTATCGATATTGAACGTGCCCTCGAAGTTGCAGGGTATATTGGTTTAATGTTAAGTGGAGCATTACCTATGGTCTATTTAATTGAAACGAAACTTAAAAAAACCATTGAAAATCTTTCTGACAAATTAGGTATCTCTCGAAAAATTGCGACCGGTATCCTTGCGAGTTCTGCAAATGTCATCGCAGCATTTGCAATGATTGATGATACTATGAGTGATCGTGAAATGATTGCCATTACAGCATTTTCAGTTTGTGGTGCATTTGTTATTGGTGACCATCTCGCATTCACCGCTAATTTCCAACCACAGTTAATCCTTCCGTTAATGATTGGAAAACTTACTGCAGGACTTCTTGCAGTTTGGATTGCACTCAAAGTAACATCTAAAACCTCAATAAATAACACACTTTAA
- the wecB gene encoding non-hydrolyzing UDP-N-acetylglucosamine 2-epimerase codes for MKKLKVMTVVGTRPEIIRLSAVINRLESSDAIDHVLVHTGQNYDYELNEVFFNDFKLRKPDYFLETATGKPVGTIGNILINIEPVLEEVNPDAFLVLGDTNSCLCAIAAKRKQIPIFHMEAGNRCFDQRVPEETNRKIVDHISDINLTYSDIAREYLLREGLSADRVIKTGSPMFEVIQSRHDDIAASNILETLNLTKGEYFVVSAHRDENINSEKNFLNLVDSLNAIAEKYQMPIIVSTHPRTKNMIDAKGVSFHPLVKIMKPMGFNDYVKLQMESKATLSDSGTISEESSILRFKALNLREAHERPEAMEEASVMMVGLGKERILQGLAVLETQEPNTLRHVADYSMPNVSEKVLRIIISYVDYINRTVWSK; via the coding sequence ATGAAAAAACTAAAAGTTATGACTGTCGTGGGAACACGCCCCGAAATAATTCGATTATCCGCTGTGATAAATCGTTTAGAATCAAGTGATGCAATTGACCACGTGCTGGTTCATACAGGTCAAAACTACGATTATGAATTAAATGAAGTCTTTTTTAACGATTTTAAGCTTCGAAAACCAGATTATTTTTTAGAAACCGCAACGGGAAAACCAGTGGGAACCATTGGTAATATTCTTATCAATATTGAACCTGTTTTAGAAGAAGTGAATCCCGATGCATTTTTAGTGCTTGGCGATACAAACAGCTGTCTTTGCGCAATTGCTGCAAAGCGAAAACAGATTCCAATATTTCACATGGAAGCTGGAAATCGTTGTTTTGATCAACGCGTTCCTGAAGAAACAAACCGTAAAATTGTTGATCATATTTCTGATATCAACCTTACATACAGCGATATTGCACGTGAGTATTTATTGCGTGAAGGTTTATCCGCAGATCGCGTCATTAAAACTGGAAGCCCAATGTTTGAGGTAATCCAATCGCGTCATGATGATATTGCTGCAAGTAACATTCTAGAAACACTTAATCTCACGAAAGGTGAATATTTTGTCGTTTCCGCTCATCGTGATGAGAATATTAACTCAGAGAAGAATTTCTTAAATCTTGTTGATAGTCTCAATGCGATTGCTGAAAAATATCAGATGCCAATCATTGTGAGCACACATCCTCGAACAAAAAATATGATTGATGCGAAGGGTGTATCCTTCCATCCGCTTGTAAAAATCATGAAACCAATGGGATTTAACGATTATGTTAAACTTCAAATGGAATCGAAAGCGACACTCAGTGATAGTGGTACAATTAGTGAAGAGTCTTCAATTCTGAGATTTAAAGCGCTTAATCTACGTGAAGCACACGAACGTCCAGAAGCAATGGAAGAAGCATCGGTCATGATGGTAGGTCTTGGAAAAGAACGTATTCTACAAGGGTTAGCGGTATTAGAAACGCAAGAACCCAATACGTTGCGCCATGTTGCTGATTACAGTATGCCAAATGTATCCGAAAAGGTATTACGCATAATCATTTCATATGTTGACTACATCAATCGTACTGTTTGGAGCAAATAA
- a CDS encoding polysaccharide biosynthesis C-terminal domain-containing protein, with the protein MKILVTGASGFVGKNLIATLDHLGHKVLAYDRNNTLSELDDYCAQADVVVHLAGINRPTDPEEFQKGNVGFTEHLCNALEKNKNKAPILVSSSIQAVLDNEYGRSKREGESVLINHIKQTGAPVWIYRFSNLFGKWSRPHYNTVIATWCHAISRNEPIQINDPDVSLNLMYIDDVVLELIRAINGTPTIVEEIYCTVPTSYDVTLGEIADLLYAFKASRDSLFVPNLKDGFEKKLYSTYLAFLPKDKFNYFLDMKCDDRGSFTEFLKSPDRGQVSINISKPGITKGNHWHHSKNEKFLVVSGQGCIQFRDIFETEIIEYHVSGDKLEVIDIPTGYTHNIINTGTTDLITVMWVNEPFNPETPDTHYLEV; encoded by the coding sequence ATGAAAATTCTGGTTACCGGTGCATCAGGTTTTGTTGGAAAAAATCTGATTGCGACATTAGATCATCTTGGACACAAAGTCCTTGCTTATGATCGCAATAATACTCTTTCTGAACTTGACGATTACTGTGCTCAAGCAGATGTTGTCGTTCACCTTGCAGGCATTAATCGTCCGACAGACCCCGAAGAATTTCAGAAGGGAAATGTAGGTTTTACAGAACACCTTTGTAATGCTCTTGAAAAAAATAAAAATAAAGCGCCCATTCTTGTTTCTTCAAGCATTCAAGCAGTATTGGATAATGAATATGGGCGAAGCAAACGTGAAGGGGAGTCCGTTTTGATAAACCATATAAAACAAACCGGAGCACCTGTTTGGATCTATCGTTTTTCAAATTTATTTGGAAAATGGTCGCGACCACATTACAATACGGTCATTGCAACATGGTGTCATGCGATATCACGAAATGAACCCATACAGATTAATGATCCCGATGTTTCATTAAATCTTATGTATATTGATGATGTTGTCTTAGAGCTTATACGTGCAATAAATGGAACGCCTACCATTGTGGAGGAAATCTATTGTACTGTCCCAACATCTTATGATGTGACTTTAGGTGAAATTGCTGACTTATTATATGCTTTTAAAGCGTCACGTGATTCCCTTTTTGTACCGAATCTTAAGGATGGATTCGAGAAAAAACTATACAGTACTTATTTAGCTTTTCTACCCAAAGATAAATTTAATTATTTCCTCGATATGAAATGTGATGACCGTGGATCCTTCACAGAATTTTTAAAATCTCCTGATCGTGGTCAGGTAAGTATTAATATATCGAAACCCGGAATTACAAAGGGGAATCATTGGCATCACAGTAAAAACGAAAAATTTCTTGTTGTTTCGGGTCAAGGCTGTATCCAATTTAGAGATATCTTTGAAACAGAAATTATAGAATATCATGTATCTGGGGATAAACTCGAAGTTATCGATATACCTACTGGATATACGCACAATATCATTAATACGGGTACTACGGATTTAATTACGGTGATGTGGGTGAATGAACCGTTCAATCCCGAAACACCCGATACACACTATTTGGAGGTTTAG
- a CDS encoding glycosyltransferase: MKVLFINSVCDYGSTGKIVRDLANGLKKEGHEVLISYGRHDAKDKTDTFYIGDKRSTYNHVLMTRLFNRHGLHSNRATQKLIQKIESYQPDVIHLHNLHGYYLNVEMLFESLKSYKGKIYWTFHDCWPISGSSAYFDFHGCKMWDEGCVECNSTRDYPEALLFKRQKKNFLWKKNAFSGLDNLTLITPSYWLKNLLSKSFLSQYPCEVIHNGINTDLFKPTYDQELSQKYEGKRVLLGVASIWEQRKGLNDFIKLSTMISEDYKIVLIGLTEEQKKALPASIDGVLRTDSAEQLAAYYTLSYRFINPTYEDNYPTTNIEALCCQTPVIAYDTGGNKEVADHPFMTIVKQGDLDAIVETLESNQTVSFDAFDDLIHDSHTFVANTLKLYQR, encoded by the coding sequence ATGAAGGTTCTATTTATTAATTCGGTATGTGATTATGGCAGTACTGGTAAAATTGTACGCGATCTCGCAAATGGATTAAAAAAAGAAGGCCATGAGGTTTTAATCAGTTATGGACGTCATGATGCCAAGGACAAAACAGACACTTTTTATATTGGCGATAAACGCTCTACATATAACCATGTTCTTATGACTCGACTCTTTAACCGTCACGGTCTTCATTCAAACCGTGCGACTCAAAAACTGATTCAAAAAATTGAATCCTACCAACCCGATGTAATTCACTTGCATAACCTTCACGGCTATTACTTAAATGTTGAAATGTTATTTGAATCGCTTAAATCCTATAAAGGGAAGATTTATTGGACATTCCATGATTGTTGGCCAATAAGTGGTAGTAGTGCATATTTTGACTTTCATGGATGTAAAATGTGGGATGAGGGATGTGTCGAATGCAATTCAACACGTGATTATCCAGAGGCATTGCTTTTCAAACGTCAAAAAAAGAATTTCTTATGGAAAAAGAATGCATTTAGCGGACTTGATAATTTAACCTTAATTACGCCTTCATATTGGCTTAAGAACTTACTCTCAAAAAGTTTTCTTTCGCAATATCCATGTGAAGTGATTCATAACGGTATTAATACAGACCTATTCAAACCGACTTATGATCAAGAATTAAGCCAAAAATACGAAGGAAAACGCGTATTACTGGGTGTAGCAAGCATTTGGGAACAACGGAAAGGTTTAAATGATTTCATTAAATTGAGTACGATGATTTCTGAGGATTACAAAATTGTCCTGATTGGTTTAACAGAGGAGCAAAAGAAGGCATTACCCGCTTCAATTGATGGTGTTTTAAGAACCGATAGTGCTGAGCAACTGGCCGCATATTACACGCTCTCTTATCGTTTTATAAACCCAACTTACGAGGATAATTATCCAACTACAAATATTGAAGCCTTATGTTGCCAAACACCGGTTATCGCTTACGATACGGGTGGGAATAAAGAGGTTGCTGATCATCCTTTTATGACTATTGTCAAACAAGGTGATTTGGATGCGATTGTGGAGACGCTGGAATCAAATCAAACCGTATCTTTTGATGCGTTTGACGACTTGATACATGATTCACATACTTTTGTCGCAAACACTCTTAAGTTATACCAAAGGTAA
- a CDS encoding DMT family transporter: MHHKGTVTGLFSGLFWGLDTVMIGVVLASAMFIAFGSNAPLISTFIHDGASFIFLLMLLIFQNQLKNFIKVLCSKSGLVIAIAALLGGPLGMGAYILSINHLGPAISASISAIYPLFGALLSFIILKEKPNKRTILGLFIAITAIILMGFTGSMGISNLKLGLVFISICVIGWGSEAVIISTALKQDVPSHIALTIRQFVSFITYGLVIMPIIGYHQLQNISVMNPIFLMVVISGIIGSISYSFYYKSISLIGPSKAMGLNISYPAWAFFFQFMVDQTFNFKQFILVIFIMMGSILSSENPGELVELFKRKK, from the coding sequence ATGCATCATAAAGGAACAGTTACAGGTCTATTCTCAGGACTATTCTGGGGACTTGATACTGTAATGATTGGTGTTGTTCTCGCTTCGGCAATGTTTATCGCATTTGGGTCTAACGCACCCCTTATATCGACCTTTATCCATGATGGAGCGTCATTTATCTTTTTACTGATGCTGCTGATTTTTCAAAATCAATTGAAAAATTTCATTAAGGTTTTATGCTCAAAATCAGGGCTGGTGATTGCAATCGCGGCCCTTCTGGGTGGACCTCTAGGAATGGGGGCATATATTTTATCCATTAACCATCTTGGACCCGCAATCTCAGCAAGTATTTCAGCAATCTATCCGCTCTTCGGAGCACTCTTGAGTTTTATTATCCTAAAAGAGAAACCGAACAAGCGAACTATTTTGGGTTTATTTATCGCAATCACCGCTATTATCCTGATGGGTTTTACAGGGAGCATGGGAATTTCAAACTTAAAACTCGGTCTTGTCTTCATCAGTATTTGTGTTATTGGATGGGGGAGTGAAGCTGTAATAATTAGTACAGCACTCAAACAAGACGTCCCATCACATATTGCGCTAACAATTCGTCAGTTTGTATCTTTTATAACTTATGGACTAGTTATTATGCCGATAATCGGATATCATCAGCTTCAAAACATCAGCGTAATGAACCCAATATTTTTGATGGTTGTAATCAGTGGTATTATTGGTTCAATTTCCTATTCGTTCTACTATAAATCCATTTCATTAATCGGTCCAAGTAAAGCAATGGGTTTAAATATCAGTTATCCAGCATGGGCATTTTTCTTTCAGTTTATGGTTGATCAGACCTTTAATTTTAAGCAATTCATACTTGTAATTTTTATCATGATGGGTTCGATTCTTTCCTCCGAAAATCCGGGTGAATTGGTAGAACTTTTTAAGCGTAAAAAATAG
- a CDS encoding LicD family protein, with protein sequence MNKLQQEELNILIEFDRICKKHNIIYSLSSGTLLGAIRHQGFIPWEDDIDVNMSRSEFNRFEQVVAEELNQDFFYQSFKTEKDHYHAFSKIRSNKVELVEKSTDYLNINHGVWIDIFPYDNIPDDLELRNEQKKKVSFYNKLISLFVYTFVTDEDLGKKRLIKSTFYHLNRIFYRVNFLLPTLYKNVRFGLKIQ encoded by the coding sequence ATGAACAAACTACAGCAAGAAGAGTTGAATATTCTCATTGAATTTGATCGGATCTGTAAAAAACACAACATAATCTATTCGTTGTCATCTGGAACATTACTGGGGGCGATTCGTCACCAAGGCTTTATTCCATGGGAGGATGATATTGATGTAAATATGTCCCGCAGTGAATTTAACCGATTTGAACAGGTTGTAGCTGAAGAATTGAATCAAGATTTTTTTTACCAATCATTTAAAACTGAAAAAGATCACTATCATGCTTTTAGCAAAATTCGAAGTAACAAAGTAGAACTTGTAGAGAAATCTACAGACTATCTCAATATTAATCATGGTGTCTGGATTGATATCTTTCCTTATGATAATATTCCAGATGATTTAGAACTTCGTAACGAGCAAAAGAAAAAAGTTAGTTTCTACAATAAATTGATCTCACTATTTGTATATACATTTGTAACTGATGAAGATTTAGGGAAAAAACGTTTAATTAAAAGCACATTCTATCACTTAAATCGAATCTTTTATCGTGTTAATTTCTTACTCCCAACGCTCTATAAAAACGTCAGGTTTGGATTGAAAATACAATAA
- a CDS encoding NTP transferase domain-containing protein, producing MFSKFYIIRTLLEQEISSQRELSKHTNFSLGKVNSLLNDCINRGYVNNFKITQEGLRFLEEYEVDNAIIIAAGFGSRFVPYTYDTPKGLMEVHGERMVERLIKQLQEVGIKKIYVAVGYLKEKFEYLVLKYGVELIHNPDYHRFNNISTLYHAQDVMKNTLIMPSDIYITENMFHKYEYKSWYATTYFEGETDEWTVHTAPNGLITDMEIGGKDVVGLYGPTFFDAKTSKEIIEAVNRDIKIAGKEQYYWENCWLDRINKIQIFSNEVKRDSIFEFESIEELRVYDPSYLTETKNEMITIICDVFDVSSQDISGIESMKKGMTNDSFIFRVNNKSYVFRAPGKGTEQLINRRQEAEVYQTINPLKISDKLYYINPHNGYKISRYYEHCESINHDDIPQAFKILRTLHTSGISVDHTFDLEERIAYYMMLCKDSNAILFDDINEVSKLIEEEIEYLKQLDRPKVLCHIDPVESNFVKLYDGSLRLLDWEYAGMSDPILDIAMHAIYSGHQETRILELIEIYLERKPTKQETKILYMYVSLSGYLWALWAQFKQARGESFGSYALDQYHYAHKYARLALAMED from the coding sequence ATGTTTTCGAAATTTTATATAATCAGAACGTTACTTGAGCAAGAAATTTCATCACAGCGTGAATTAAGTAAACACACAAATTTTTCCTTAGGGAAGGTTAATTCACTCTTAAATGATTGCATCAATCGAGGATATGTAAATAATTTCAAGATTACTCAAGAGGGACTTCGATTCCTTGAAGAATATGAAGTCGATAATGCCATTATCATAGCAGCAGGATTTGGTTCACGGTTTGTACCTTATACCTATGATACTCCCAAAGGTCTCATGGAAGTTCACGGTGAGCGTATGGTTGAACGCTTAATCAAGCAACTTCAAGAAGTTGGAATAAAAAAAATATATGTCGCCGTTGGCTATCTCAAAGAAAAATTTGAATACCTTGTTTTAAAGTATGGTGTTGAACTGATTCATAATCCCGATTATCATCGATTCAATAATATTTCAACCCTATATCATGCCCAAGATGTTATGAAAAACACCTTAATCATGCCCTCAGACATTTATATTACAGAAAATATGTTTCATAAGTATGAATATAAGTCATGGTACGCTACGACGTATTTCGAAGGGGAAACGGATGAATGGACGGTACACACAGCTCCTAACGGTCTCATTACAGATATGGAAATTGGCGGTAAGGATGTTGTAGGCCTCTATGGACCAACGTTCTTTGATGCCAAGACGTCAAAAGAAATCATCGAGGCTGTGAATCGTGATATTAAAATTGCAGGAAAAGAACAATATTACTGGGAGAACTGTTGGCTTGATCGAATTAACAAGATTCAAATCTTTTCAAATGAGGTCAAAAGGGATTCCATCTTTGAATTTGAAAGCATCGAGGAATTGCGTGTTTATGATCCATCGTACTTAACTGAAACTAAAAATGAAATGATTACAATTATTTGTGATGTTTTTGATGTTTCTTCCCAAGACATCAGTGGTATTGAATCCATGAAAAAGGGGATGACCAATGATTCATTTATATTTAGAGTCAACAATAAGTCATACGTGTTTAGGGCCCCTGGAAAAGGAACTGAGCAACTCATTAACCGTCGCCAAGAAGCAGAAGTATATCAGACGATAAATCCTTTAAAAATATCAGATAAACTTTATTATATAAACCCACATAATGGGTATAAAATTTCACGGTACTATGAGCATTGTGAATCAATCAATCACGACGATATTCCCCAAGCATTTAAAATATTGCGAACGTTACATACAAGTGGTATATCCGTGGATCATACGTTCGATCTTGAAGAACGCATTGCTTATTATATGATGTTATGTAAAGATTCAAACGCAATTTTATTTGATGATATCAATGAAGTTTCAAAACTGATTGAAGAAGAAATTGAATATTTGAAACAACTAGATCGTCCGAAAGTTTTATGTCATATTGATCCTGTTGAGTCAAATTTCGTGAAACTGTATGATGGTTCCTTAAGGCTGTTAGACTGGGAATATGCCGGTATGAGTGATCCAATTTTAGATATTGCCATGCATGCAATCTACTCTGGTCATCAAGAAACACGAATTTTAGAATTAATAGAAATCTATCTTGAACGAAAACCTACAAAACAAGAAACGAAAATCTTATATATGTATGTGAGTTTGTCAGGATACTTATGGGCACTTTGGGCTCAATTTAAACAGGCAAGGGGTGAATCGTTTGGAAGTTATGCATTAGATCAATACCATTACGCACATAAATATGCACGCTTAGCGTTAGCTATGGAGGACTAA